Proteins encoded within one genomic window of Aspergillus nidulans FGSC A4 chromosome VII:
- a CDS encoding putative Patatin family phospholipase (transcript_id=CADANIAT00008356): MSPIPDSPLITSTWHSKGKHSNSHTVTKDAPQNGHRPRLTLDPVPSLASVVRGSLSWAGSICSSEDIVSRKKRGFEEELHLKTEDRKQVLYLRMRNAVSAEEWKECACELDKLEDNNAWKATFECDEYDPHLVQSRLEQLEAARLSCDVSRMLYLIRTSLSRDLGGMSNASLYKHTHSGTKNLIDQYITTAVQTISSLVDVSGDNRCDVAESRYILDQLLAARQAFGRSALLFSGGATFGMNHIGVLKSLWMANLLPRIISGASAGSIVCAVFCTRTEDELPALLASFPYGDFSVFDEDDREENILQKTARFLKHGAFLDITHLAKVMRNWLGDITFQEAYNRTRRILNICVSSAGVYELPKLLNYITAPSVLIWSAVAVSCSVPVVFSPFTLMAKDPLTGEPVPWNDLHKQYIDGSVDGDLPMNRLSEMFNVNHFIVSQVNPHIVPFLPKDDEPKSVAVPTSRFSRLFHTVSHLAKEEIMHRMAVLTELGVFPNSFTKSISIMNQKYSGDINIYPEIHYAHFPRLLKNPTTDFMLKACLCGERATWPKLARIRNHCAIELALDSAIQKMRARVALSHSQEQLMANAIFQHSHDGSTDRGRKRRGSYNHEIERRKGAASRMGRPSLAKVGRSLSHSFESTQLKEDLDWTWVHPRGFEPRGMELVSSSERGTTPSFASYRESNFFSPDPECSVECSKLPSCSSSSSSSSPPRSSPGDPATRLGLLGTDRGNSQPALSSSSARGQVASGLDYGGRIFVLHFDIGSFQHSFMIGRICMMALLDAISTYFALS, from the exons ATGTCGCCTATTCCCGACTCCCCACTGATAACCTCGACGTGGCATAGTAAGGGTAAACACTCGAACAGCCACACTGTTACCAAAGATGCACCTCAAAATGGCCACCGTCCGCGGCTCACCTTGGATCCCGtgccttcgctggcttctgTTGTGAGAGGATCCCTCTCGTGGGCCGGCAGCATTTGCAGCTCCGAAGATATCGTATCCAGGAAGAAGCGAGGGTTTGAGGAGGAACTCCACTTGAAGACAGAGGATCGCAAGCAAGTGCTATACTTGCGCATGCGTAAT GCTGTATCCGCCGAAGAATGGAAAGAATGTGCCTGTGAACTTGATAAACTCGAGGATAATAACGCCTGGAAGGCGACTTTTGAATGCGACGAGTATGACCCCCATCTCGTACAGAGCCGCCTCGAGCAGCTAGAAGCGGCTCGTCTGAGCTGTGATGTCAGTCGCATGCTATACCTGATTCGGACCTCGTTGAGTCGTGATTTGGGAGGCATGAGCAATGCCTCTCTGTACAAACACACCCATTCTGGTACCAAGAATTTAATAGATCAATATATAACGACCGCCGTCCAAACAATATCGTCTCTAGTGGATGTGTCGGGAGACAATCGGTGTGATGTGGCCGAGTCGAGGTATATACTAGACCAGCTTCTAGCTGCGAGACAGGCTTTTGGGCGAAGCGCGCTCCTCTTCTCAGGTGGAGCTACTTTTGGGATGAACCACATTGGGGTTTTGAAGTCGCTTTGGATGGCGAATCTTCTGCCCCGCATCATCTCCGGCGCCTCTGCTGGCAGTATCGTCTGCGCAGTATTTTGCACTCGTACCGAGGATGAGCTTCCTGCGTTGTTAGCTTCTTTTCCCTACGGTGACTTTTCTGTgtttgatgaagacgatcgCGAGGAAAACATCCTGCAAAAAACCGCGCGGTTCCTCAAGCATGGAGCGTTTTTGGATATCACACACCTGGCCAAAGTTATGAGAAATTGGCTAGGCGACATCACCTTTCAGGAGGCGTATAACCGAACCCGGAGAATTCTCAACATTTGCGTATCTAGCGCTGGGGTGTACGAGCTACCAAAGCTTCTAAACTACATTACAGCCCCCAGCGTATTGATTTGGTCTGCTGT GGCCGTTTCATGTTCGGTGCCGGTAGTATTTTCGCCCTTTACCTTGATGGCCAAAGACCCGCTGACAGGGGAACCTGTTCCGTGGAATGACCTTCACAAGCAATATATAGACGGCTCCGTTGACGGAGATCTGCCTATGAATCGCTTGTCAGAAATGTTCAACGTCAACCACTTTATTGTATCACAAGTCAACCCGCACATTGTACCATTTCTTCCCAAAGACGATGAGCCGAAGAGTGTGGCGGTCCCGACGTCAAGATTCTCTCGACTTTTCCATACTGTTTCACATCTTGCAAAGGAGGAGATTATGCATCGGATGGCAGTATTGACGGAGCTTGGCGTTTTTCCGAATTCCTTCACCAAGTCAATTTCGATTATGAATCAGAAGTACTCTGGAGACATCAACATCTATCCTGAGATTCATTATGCGCACTTTCCTCGATTATTGAAGAACCCCACCACTGATTTTATGCTAAAGGCGTGCCTCTGTGGAGAGCGCGCGACATGGCCAAAGCTTGCACGCATCCGGAATCATTGCGCAATCGAGTTAGCATTGGACTCTGCTATTCAGAAAATGCGTGCTAGGGTCGCTTTGAGCCATAGCCAGGAACAACTCATGGCGAACGCCATTTTCCAGCATTCACACGACGGCAGCACAGACCGAGGTCGCAAGAGGAGAGGTTCCTATAATCACGAGATTgagaggaggaaaggggCTGCAAGCCGGATGGGCCGACCAAGTCTAGCCAAGGTCGGGAGATCGCTATCTCATAGCTTCGAGTCCACACAATTGAAAGAGGACCTTGACTGGACGTGGGTACACCCCCGTGGGTTTGAACCTAGAGGGATGGAGCTTGTTTCGAGCAGTGAGCGCGGAACCACGCCATCTTTCGCTTCGTATCGTGAGAgcaacttcttctcaccgGACCCAGAATGCAGCGTTGAATGTTCCAAACTTCCTTCAtgctcatcgtcttcctcgtcgtcgtcacCACCTCGTTCTAGTCCTGGAGATCCCGCCACCCGGCTGGGCTTGCTTGGAACAGATAGGGGAAACTCACAACCAGCCCTGTCAAGTTCCTCGGCCCGC GGGCAGGTGGCGTCTGGGTTGGATTATGGCGGTCGTATTTTTGTTCTGCATTTTGATATTGGATCCTTCCAACACTCCTTCATGATTGGGAGGATATGCATGATGGCGTTATTGGACGCAATTTCGACGTATTTTGCGTTGTCTTAA
- a CDS encoding uncharacterized protein (transcript_id=CADANIAT00008357) codes for MSLHRFRNIDSSRPAYDRRDDRALYKPSSSRTPTLEEDIIPLTSSISISRNNSSKMKALDPRRLSMRLKRSSISPSPSPAPYDQHSTSTFHRTHPDSLPLPRHTSPSPSTRTEFIYKPIHQTDYTAVVAETATAQSRSASKYHYNHLPAGPASGKHMGRGNRVEERTISLQSRSRSRSRARPQARARYASYDEDEINAGDDLYDDMDGEYTSIARPGRDYSTELYTLTADKRCHRAARRLTTVMVPDAEDIYG; via the coding sequence ATGTCTCTCCACCGCTTCCGCAACATAGACTCCTCTAGACCCGCGTACGACAGAAGGGACGACCGTGCTCTATACAAACCCTCATCATCACGCACACCTACcctcgaagaagacatcatcCCTCTCACAAGCTCGATATCAATATCGCGCAACAACTCCTCCAAGATGAAAGCTCTTGACCCTCGCCGTCTCTCAATGCGTCTGAAACGATCAAGCATctcgccctcgccatctccagctcccTACGACCAACACAGCACATCAACGTTCCACCGAACacatccagattctctaCCACTACCTCGCCATACATCACCTTCGCCTAGTACCCGCACCGAATTTATATACAAGCCCATTCACCAAACGGACTACACCGCCGTCGTAGCTGAAACAGCTACCGCCCAGAGTCGATCGGCGTCGAAATATCACTATAaccatcttccagctggTCCAGCGAGCGGGAAACACATGGGGCGTGGGAATCGCGTGGAGGAGAGAACGATCTCATTGCAGTCGCGATCGCGGTCTCGTTCCAGAGCTCGACCTCAGGCTCGCGCACGTTATGCATCGTATGACGAGGATGAAATTAATGCAGGCGACGATTTATATGATGATATGGATGGGGAGTATACCTCCATTGCCCGGCCAGGGAGAGACTACTCAACGGAACTATATACTTTGACTGCGGACAAGAGGTGCCATCGGGCAGCGAGGCGCTTAACCACCGTGATGGTTCCTGATGCGGAGGATATTTATGGATGA
- a CDS encoding uncharacterized protein (transcript_id=CADANIAT00008358), which yields MTDSVVQLKCGVKHDPWGKQGKESLAGQLWAKTAGTTGMSDNETYSEMWMGTYPTVPSRLLRTGETLENYLKRKPELIGQSVKEKFADNIPFLPKILSFAKALPLQVHPDKRVAESLNLKDPEQFGDANHKPEIAVALSEFELFAGFKPLSDIGALMKLKPLEQFVPANTELDDELLRQICKKFLQLPPESVKDIVTQLSKLPKSEFGAKHEYVPALLERVSQQYSESDNGALVAVLLMNYMVLQPGEAVCVPADSIHAYLKGDILECMARSDNVLATGFCPQADRNNVDLFAKILSFKPHSMEQAQLDRKKSERGERQKTYEYAPPFSEFNVLATILGAGEEERHRAIGGPSIIIVTKGSAELVVEKETKLEAHEGSVWFVGAGVPLDILSKEGAELYRAYAE from the exons ATGACTGACAGTGTGGTTCAGCTCAAATGCGGTGTCAAG CACGACCCATGGGGAAAGCAAGGGAAGGAGTCTCTCGCCGGCCAGCTCTGGGCCAAGACGGCCGGGACAACGGGGATGTCTGACAACGAGACGTACTCTGAG ATGTGGATGGGTACATATCCCACCGTCCCTTCACGACTGCTTCGGACTGGAGAAACACTGGAAAACTATCTTAAGCGCAAGCCCGAGCTCATCGGCCAGTCAGTGAAAGAAAAATTCGCAGACAATATTCCGTTCTTACCTAagatcctctccttcgcgaAAGCCCTCCCGCTTCAAGTCCACCCGGACAAGCGCGTAGCGGAGAGCCTGAACCTCAAAGACCCGGAACAGTTCGGCGACGCAAACCACAAGCCCGAGATCGCCGTTGCCCTGTCTGAGTTCGAGCTCTTTGCGGGCTTCAAGCCACTAAGCGACATCGGGGCCCTGATGAAGCTCAAGCCGCTCGAACAGTTCGTCCCGGCGAATACTGAACTTGACGACGAACTGCTTCGCCAGATTTGCAAAAAGTTCCTGCAGTTGCCGCCCGAGAGCGTCAAGGATATTGTCACCCAGCTCTCAAAATTGCCAAAGAGTGAGTTTGGCGCAAAGCATGAGTATGTGCCGGCTCTGCTGGAGCGCGTGAGCCAGCAGTACTCGGAGTCGGATAACGGTGCTCTCGTTGCTGTACTGCTGATGAACTACATGGTACTCCAGCCGGGCGAGGCCGTCTGTGTCCCAGCCGACAGTATCCACGCCTACCTGAagggtgatattctcgagTGCATGGCGCGGTCGGACAACGTCCTCGCGACGGGTTTCTGCCCGCAAGCTGACAGGAACAACGTCGACCTTTTCGCGAAAATACTCTCGTTCAAACCGCACAGTATGGAGCAGGCACAGCTAGATAGGAAGAAGAGTGAACGGGGCGAAAGGCAGAAGACGTATGAATACGCGCCGCCATTCTCAGAGTTCAACGTCCTCGCGACTATTCTGGGCGCTGGTGAGGAGGAACGACATAGGGCTATTGGCGGGCCAAGTATAATCATCGTTACTAAGGGGTCTGCTGAGCTGGTTgtcgagaaagagacgaaaTTGGAGGCCCATGAGGGGTCAGTATGGTTTGTTGGTGCCGGTGTACCGCTGGATATTCTGTCCAAGGAGGGGGCGGAGCTGTATAGGGCCTATGCGGAGTAA
- a CDS encoding uncharacterized protein (transcript_id=CADANIAT00008359) has product MMPSLLFYSVSLVSRTTADYTGSGSDSVQHGPSDKTTRIVVGVVVGGVAAIAITAGIIFFFMKKRKWDRIRQCEERLIDYQLTTGYSSKLQSRSVTPEDYLSMVTSSPPAASTVTTYAYDPSAIAAGQGQGHGQGNGTGSRARGMSAPASTTLSNSTATVSPEAPPPAYQSLHQRYDPSRYSQISTRFSSSFDMPRSSTSTFGNGIGNAAAATPMTGGYSVLGVQGYNPSLGVQQQQGLQFPQHQYHPGSQPAANWPSSSSAVPTTTTGTAASSAPNIAPVATRGSRSQSESGERGPRRPRPVLSRLITNL; this is encoded by the exons ATGATGCCGTCCCTCCTCTTCTACTCGGTCTCCCTCGTCTCTCGCACCACCGCAGATTATACCGGTAGCGGTAGTGATAGTGTGCAGCATGGACCCAGCGACAAAACGACGCGGATCGTCGTTGGCGTTGTTGTGGGTGGTGTGGCGGCTATTGCGA TCACCGCAGGaataatcttcttctttatGAAAAAGCGCAAATGGGACCGCATACGACAATGCGAGGAACGGCTGATCGATTACCAGTTGACCACGGGGTACTCGTCGAAACTCCAGTCAAGATCTGTCACGCCGGAGGATTATCTGAGTATGGTGACTTCGTCGCCGCCGGCGGCATCGACAGTGACAACGTATGCGTATGACCCGAGCGCCATAGCAGcaggacaaggacaaggtCACGGACAAGGGAATGGGACAGGGTCACGAGCAAGAGGGATGTCCGCGCCGGCTTCAACAACTCTCTCCAATTCAACAGCAACTGTATCCCCAGAAGCACCACCACCCGCATATCAGTCCCTCCATCAGCGCTACGACCCCTCGCGGTACTCGCAAATCAGCACGAGGTTTTCGTCATCCTTTGATATGCCGAGGTCAAGTACCAGTACGTTCGGCAATGGGATTGGgaatgcagcagcagcgacgCCAATGACTGGGGGATATTCTGTGCTGGGGGTCCAGGGCTACAACCCTAGTCTGGGGGTGCAGCAACAACAAGGGTTGCAGTTTCCGCAGCATCAGTATCATCCTGGGTCCCAGCCGGCGGCGAACTGgccatcttcgtcatcggccGTACCTACGACTACCACGGGCACAGCTGCGTCATCAGCACCAAACATCGCACCTGTAGCCACGAGAGGATCCAGGTCTCAGTCTGAGTCAGGAGAACGAGGACCCCGCCGTCCACGGCCGGTGTTGTCTCGCCTCATAACGAATCTTTGA
- a CDS encoding uncharacterized protein (transcript_id=CADANIAT00008360), whose translation MECAAIRKTTSGSKKVKVTGWDIQPGIGKDACTQFEVILSDGSQAKDPPWSTRCRCRSHSLYSTVLEGCEAHYPRSRFRGYCEWDLRLVDHKLHIVLRAVDGVEWSTSLESDSNQLIVPAQQAQLAELFIALCVACQNRFGAAALQLRAESPGPHVFAAPFCEVGGLPCRDRDDTCFELCRASDQSWSILSPDNILWWTREITQEAPQRKHPKPANWGGIQDARRNYKSLKESKKRASMLPPVDLTEAPRVHGSVMKFAQSGKPNGNTINPLRLIHVQTRDMIATAELETKRYAAISYTWSQVSKAKLLESATTRAKELGYEYIWIDQYCIDQTNRQERNAEIKRMR comes from the exons ATGGAGTGTGCTGCTATTCGAAAAACTACCAGCGGCTCTAAAAAAGTCAAGGTGACTGGGTGGGACATCCAGCCTGGCATCGGAAAGGACGCATGCACACAGTTTGAGGTCATCTTATCAGACGGCTCCCAAGCCAAGGACCCTCCCTGGTCCAccagatgcagatgcag ATCTCACTCTTTGTATTCGACCGTTCTTGAAGGTTGTGAAGCACACTACCCACGAAGCCGTTTTCGTGGATATTGCGAGTGGGACCTTCGACTTGTGGACCACAAGCTTCATATTGTCTTGCGTGCtgttgatggcgttgagTGGAGCACAAGTTTGGAGTCGGACAGCAACCAGCTGATAGTTCCAGCGCAGCAGGCTCAACTAGCCGAACTTTTCATTGCGCTTTGTGTAGCATGTCAAAATCGTtttggagctgctgcgctgcaACTGAGGGCTGAGAGTCCCGGACCTCATGTCTTTGCCGCTCCATTTTGTGAAGTCGGTGGTCTG CCTTGCCGAGACAGAGACGATACATGTTTCGAACTATGCCGAGCCTCAgaccagagctggagcatcCTCTCGCCGGATAATATACTGTGGTGGACGCGCGAAATCACTCAAGAGGCTCCGCAGCGGAAGCATCCCAAACCAGCTAACTGGGGAGGCATACAAGATGCGCGGCGAAACTACAAGAGCCTTAAGGAGTCAAAGAAAAGGGCGAGCATGCTGCCACCTGTAGACTTGACGGAGGCCCCTCGGGTCCATGGCTCGGTGATGAAATTTGCCCAATCTGGCAAACCCAACGGCAACACTATCAACCCCTTGAGGCTGATCCACGTTCAGACGCGGGATATGATAGCAACCGCGGAACTTGAGACAAAGCGCTATGCTGCAATCTCGTACACCTGGAGTCAAGTCAGTAAAGCAAAGTTACTAGAAAGCGCAACAACTCGAGCAAAGGAGCTCGGATATGAGTATATATGGATTGACCAATATTGCATCGATCAGACCAACCGGCAAGAGAGGAATGCCGAAATTAAGCGCATGAGATAA
- a CDS encoding uncharacterized protein (transcript_id=CADANIAT00008361), which translates to MHRIRRKRKVSSELDPRWGDTAISSPNEGSWSQYGASAGTSPVSASSSDRDHGPKHGSGESSRPHIIRGEDARSRNEVPVNSLNMPTGYYDSKLRRQKTKPRLPKAQPVQPKPITLPKSWEKKDFEDDSADEAGDNVSTLGSPRRLGRDDAHSRGSKSPPLSVTSRMRRHSGQSTTPDPIFSVPVTASSQRTSFSADDPRLAQHTPLQLLPDKKPQKGLKVRDAVPNTASQELVPSYDDLYG; encoded by the coding sequence ATGCACAGAATCCGGAGAAAGCGCAAGGTTTCGTCGGAGCTCGACCCGCGATGGGGTGATACGGCCATTTCATCGCCCAACGAGGGTTCCTGGAGCCAGTACGGAGCCTCAGCAGGGACCAGCCCGGTATCCGCCAGCTCTTCTGATCGCGATCATGGCCCCAAGCACGGCTCTGGAGAGTCGTCTCGGCCACATATAATCAGAGGCGAGGATGCGAGATCTCGAAATGAGGTCCCTGTTAATTCATTGAACATGCCGACAGGCTACTACGACTCGAAACTACGACGTCAAAAGACGAAACCGCGCCTCCCGAAAGCGCAGCCTGTCCAGCCAAAACCTATCACTCTACCAAAATCCTGGGAAAAGAAGGATTTTGAAGACGATTCGGCGGACGAAGCTGGCGACAATGTTTCCACGCTGGGGTCCCCGCGGAGGCTCGGAAGAGATGATGCCCACTCTCGTGGATCGAAATCGCCGCCATTATCAGTCACTTCCCGGATGCGGCGCCATAGCGGCCAGAGCACGACTCCAGACCCGATCTTCTCGGTGCCTGTGACGGCGAGCTCGCAGCGAACCAGTTTCAGCGCCGACGATCCTCGACTCGCGCAACATACACCGCTACAACTGCTGCCTGACAAGAAGCCTCAGAAGGGGCTAAAGGTTCGTGACGCGGTCCCGAACACTGCATCGCAGGAACTGGTCCCTTCGTACGACGATCTGTATGGCTAA
- a CDS encoding uncharacterized protein (transcript_id=CADANIAT00008362) translates to MGPSGFSKRTISRWTVFGLLRLASALRTTPGSPCESACSPANATLPSEIVCFDSEYNNTEAGRKFEGCIACQLQSTFVDDASRQSDVEWGLFILTGTVNLRFAFSSCVYGYPEKVTNSSNSCPVACKDIESSVEYQLDSPSGENIETWCDTASFADNEITDCNACYNLTSDEVRPQVYLANFLESLRYNCHFETPTEEEFPITPSRIFSESLLPSSSADLISGDGDGDNSNLALIIAMPILGFVILLCILALGCFFFIRSRRKKARRLRQPAHLHARWNDTGISTPQWAMEYPAQAQGMYGPTVYSPQPHHGYAQSPGFGFGFIDKDGRSQEVGYSKVVEPVIASPSTAYSPEEKVPQAQVQPYQQQTYFQQTPPNNGKGRQE, encoded by the exons ATGGGTCCCTCAGGCTTCAGCAAGAGGACTATCTCGAGATGGACAGTATTCGGTCTTCTCAGACTCGCTTCTGCACTGCGGACAACGCCAGGCTCACCGTGTGAAAGTGCTTGCAGCCCAGCCAATGCTACACTGCCGTCCGAGATCGTCTGCTTTGATAGCGAGTACAACAATACCGAGGCAGGGAGGAAGTTCGAGGGTTGCATTGCAtgccagctgcagagcacCTTTGTAGACGATGCGTCAAGACAGTCGGATGTTGAATGGGGTCTTT TCATACTAACCGGGACAGTCAACCTTCGTTTTGCCTTCTCGTCATGCGTTTATGGGTATCCGGAGAAGGTGaccaacagctccaactctTGCCCAGTTGCGTGCAAAGACATCGAATCATCAGTCGAATACCAACTGGACAGCCCCTCTGGCGAGAATATCGAGACCTGGTGCGATACCGCCTCGTTCGCCGATAACGAGATCACCGATTGTAATGCGTGCTATAATCTGACCTCCGATGAAGTGAGGCCCCAGGTATACCTGGCCAACT TCCTCGAATCTCTCCGTTACAACTGCCATTTCGAAACACCCACTGAAGAAGAATTCCCCATCACACCCAGCCGCATCTTCTCCGAGTCGCtcctcccttcttcctcggcagACCTCATCTCCGGCGACGGTGACGGCGACAACTCCAATCTAGCCCTCATAATCGCCATGCCAATCCTTGGCTTCGTGATCCTGCTCTGTATCCTCGCGCTAGGgtgtttcttcttcatccgcTCCCGTCGTAAGAAGGCCCGTCGCCTGCGCCAGCCTGCACACCTTCACGCGCGCTGGAACGACACTGGAATTAGCACCCCACAATGGGCAATGGAGTACCCCGCGCAGGCGCAGGGTATGTACGGGCCCACTGTGTACTCACCACAACCGCATCATGGATATGCGCAGTCTCcgggcttcggcttcggctttATTGATAAAGATGGGCGCTCTCAGGAGGTTGGTTACTCAAAGGTCGTGGAACCGGTTATTGCGTCCCCGTCGACGGCGTATTCGCCCGAAGAGAAGGTGCCGCAGGCACAAGTGCAGCCGTATCAGCAGCAAACGTATTTTCAGCAGACACCGCCGAATAATGGCAAGGGGAGGCAGGAGTAA
- the med8 gene encoding RNA polymerase II mediator complex subunit MED8 (transcript_id=CADANIAT00008363) — translation MTTLSPDHLKTLEQSRQRLIQLTHSLGSLITSLNQSDPLPTWSSLQTQASIISNNLQSISTHLSENHELLRSISALPAPEFPTKTHANTLEQLLRTKLDPRVEDWVSRGRKADNSAIQGSSGSTGMFSTLPSASAAGMNAGVVGAGAGGRLSEDDLAALWEWAPVEANSEARRRNWGGNFTLEEKERGIQQVVAELGLKRVLEDDDESEEEDEEMDVGFGGRIDGAPDNAGAAAGEHALPLVPINEILRYMTTGVMPAVR, via the exons ATGACGACCCTCTCCCCTGACCACCTTAAAACCCTCGAACAATCCCGCCAGCGCCTCATCCAACTAACGCACTCTTTGGGCTCCTTGATTACAAGCCTAAACCAATCTGATCCTTTACCAACATG GTCCTCTCTTCAAACGCAAGCAAGCATCATCTCCAACAATCTCCAATCCATCTCCACGCACCTCTCTGAGAACCACGAGCTTCTACGGAGTATATCTGCCCTCCCAGCGCCGGAATTCCCGACCAAAACGCATGCGAATACGCTCGAACAGCTTCTGCGCACGAAACTTGATCCCAGGGTCGAGGATTGGGTGAGCAGAGGGCGGAAGGCGGATAATTCCGCTATTCAGGGATCCTCAGGGTCGACGGGGATGTTCTCAACGTTGCCATCGGCTTCTGCAGCTGGGATGAATGCGGGCGTGGTGggcgccggcgctggaggtaGGCTCAGCGAAGATGATCTCGCGGCGCTGTGGGAGTGGGCGCCTGTTGAGGCGAACTCAGAGGCAAGAAGGAGGAACTGGGGAGGGAATTTCAcgttggaggagaaggagagggggATTCAGCAGGTTGTTGCGGAgttggggttgaagagggttttagaggatgatgatgagagcgaggaagaagacgaagagatggatgttgGGTTTGGAGGGAGGATTGATGGTGCGCCTGATAACGCTGGCGCTGCAGCAGGGGAGCACGCTTTGCCGCTGGTGCCGATCAACGAGATCCTACGGTACATGACTACGGGTGTTATGCCGGCGGTACGGTAG
- a CDS encoding putative monosaccharide-P-dolichol utilization protein (transcript_id=CADANIAT00008364) has product MDVIQKTLVEPLQPYLRPVVASVPQPVHDAIVSLIGSSCHNTLVVNLDLAQDPECTSLAISKALGIGIVGASGIVKVPQILKLIRSGSSAGVSFVSYALETASLLITLSYGVRNQFPFSTYGESAFIAAQDVLVGVLVLTYAGRSAAAAAFVAVVAASIYSLLVDTSIVDAQTMAYLQAGAGALGVASKVPQILTIWQEGGTGQLSAFAVFNYLAGSLSRIFTTLQEVDDKLILYGFLAGFSLNLILAAQMLYYWNSPTKTEKEEASRSRKPAIKAETSSFRRSPASSASPSTASPSPKPSGRTPTTRRRG; this is encoded by the exons ATGGACGTCATTCAGAAGACGCTCGTcgagcctctccagccttaCCTCCGGCCCGTCGTCGCGTCAGTACCGCAACCTGTCCACGATGCGATTGTCTCCTTGATCGGCTCAAGCTGCCACAACACGCTCGtcgtcaaccttgaccttgccCAGGATCCGGAATGCACATCTCTTGCGATCTCTAAAGCTCTGGGGATTGGTATTGTTGGCGCTAGTGGAATCGTCAAGGTTCCCCAGATTCTCAAGCTCATCCGCTCCGGCTCATCTGCGGGTGTGTCTTTTGTGTCGTATGCGCTTGAGACCGCCAGCTTGCTCATCACGCTTTCCTACGGAGTGCGCAACCAATTTCCTTTCAGTACCTACGGCGAGTCCGCATTCATCGCTGCGCAGGATGTTTTGGTAGGGGTATTGGTCTTGACATATGCCGGCcgatctgcagcagcggctgcgTTTGTTGCAGTTGTGGCAGCGAGCATTTATTCCTTGCTGGTTGACACTTCTATTGTTGATGCTCAAACCATGGCCTACCTTCAGGCGGGCGCAGGAGCTTTGGGTGTTGCCAGCAAGGTGCCCCAGATCCTGACTATCTGGCAGGAAGGTGGAACCGGACAGCTGAGTGCTTTTGCG GTGTTCAACTACCTCGCAGGCTCCTTGTCCCGTATCTTCACCACCCTTCAGGAGGTCGACGACAAGCTCATTCTGTACGGCTTCCTCGCTGGTTTCTCCCTaaacctcatcctcgccgccCAGATGCTGTACTACTGGAACAGCCCTACGAAGAccgagaaggaagaggcgagCAGGTCACGGAAGCCTGCGATCAAGGCCGAAACTTCTTCCTTTAGAAGATCGCCCGCCTCGTCCGCTTCGCCTTCCACGGCTTCTCCGTCCCCCAAGCCATCCGGCAGGACGCCTACGACCCGTCGACGCGGTTAG